From a single Bacillus pseudomycoides DSM 12442 genomic region:
- a CDS encoding YqhV family protein, which yields MKQWLAAMETSVLVMGLLRLFSGSAEIFAALLMLYVNDAKKALFINGMLAFVGPTVLILTMSIGIASVANEISFLKLFFLTLGIGCIFIAVLK from the coding sequence ATGAAACAATGGCTGGCGGCAATGGAAACATCCGTGCTTGTCATGGGATTGCTTCGGTTGTTTTCAGGTAGTGCGGAGATATTCGCCGCTTTGCTTATGCTTTATGTGAATGATGCAAAAAAAGCATTGTTTATAAATGGTATGTTGGCATTTGTTGGACCGACTGTATTAATTTTAACGATGTCGATCGGCATTGCGAGCGTTGCAAATGAAATTTCTTTTTTGAAGCTCTTTTTTCTAACTCTCGGAATTGGCTGTATTTTTATTGCAGTGCTGAAATAG
- the aroQ gene encoding type II 3-dehydroquinate dehydratase: MKKVLLVNGPNLNRLGVREVNVYGKGTLASLEEEMKQEAEKLGVELECFQSNHEGALIDIIHEADDIYEGIILNPGAFTHYSYAIRDAIASISIPVIEVHISNIHQRESFRHESVTATVAAGQIVGFGFYGYKLALFALLEKLREA, encoded by the coding sequence ATGAAAAAAGTACTCCTCGTTAACGGTCCTAACTTAAATCGTCTCGGTGTTCGAGAAGTGAATGTATACGGGAAAGGAACGTTGGCATCATTAGAAGAAGAGATGAAGCAAGAAGCAGAGAAATTGGGAGTGGAGTTAGAATGTTTTCAATCGAATCATGAAGGTGCTCTTATTGACATCATTCATGAGGCTGATGACATATATGAAGGAATCATTCTAAATCCAGGAGCATTTACGCATTATAGCTATGCGATTCGAGATGCGATAGCGAGCATTTCGATTCCAGTTATTGAGGTACATATTTCTAACATCCACCAGCGGGAATCGTTTCGTCATGAATCTGTGACAGCAACAGTCGCGGCGGGCCAAATTGTTGGGTTTGGTTTTTATGGCTATAAGTTAGCGTTATTTGCATTATTGGAGAAACTTAGGGAGGCATAA
- the mntR gene encoding transcriptional regulator MntR yields MPTPSMEDYIEQIYLLIDEKGYARVSDIAEALSVHPSSVTKMVQKLDKDEYLIYEKYRGLVLTSKGKKIGERLVYRHELLEQFMRIIGVDESKIYNDVEGIEHHLSWEAIDRIGDLVQYFEQDELRIETLRGVQKANEEQGK; encoded by the coding sequence ATGCCTACCCCTAGTATGGAAGATTATATTGAACAAATTTATTTGTTAATTGATGAAAAGGGATATGCCCGCGTATCTGATATTGCTGAAGCGCTTAGTGTACATCCATCCTCTGTAACGAAAATGGTACAAAAGTTAGATAAAGATGAGTATCTAATTTATGAAAAATATAGAGGGCTTGTATTAACATCAAAAGGGAAAAAAATCGGGGAGCGTCTTGTATATCGTCATGAGTTACTAGAACAATTTATGCGTATCATCGGTGTGGATGAAAGTAAGATTTATAATGATGTAGAAGGAATTGAGCATCATTTAAGTTGGGAAGCTATTGACCGCATTGGTGATTTAGTACAATATTTTGAGCAAGATGAACTTCGAATTGAAACACTTCGCGGTGTTCAAAAAGCAAATGAAGAGCAGGGGAAGTAA
- a CDS encoding LacI family DNA-binding transcriptional regulator, translating to MANIKQIAKTAGVSITTVSRVLNDHPYVSDEKRKRVLDAVEELNYAKNINAIHLITGKTLTVGVMLPFINLPYFSTIIEGIGNEALAAGYQINLCQTNYDSKEEIRVLEMMKMKQFDGMIICSRASSWEQIEPFAKFAPIISCEKMEHPLVSSVYVNHYEGFRIGTEYLLRKGHEKIGFCLARQNSINTKQREKAFSDALHTAQKRVQPDWMFYQCYNMQDGAKVLHSILNMKERPTAIFAANDQVAAGLTTEARKHGLRVPEDLAILGFDNHEISTALEITTIEHPGLTMGTRAFSLFHKQIQAEQIIGSSEELPFHLIERKTV from the coding sequence ATGGCGAATATAAAACAAATTGCGAAAACCGCTGGGGTATCTATAACGACGGTTTCACGCGTGCTAAATGACCATCCCTACGTCAGCGATGAAAAACGAAAACGCGTTTTAGATGCGGTTGAAGAACTAAATTATGCAAAAAATATAAATGCAATTCATTTAATAACAGGAAAAACATTGACGGTCGGTGTTATGCTTCCTTTTATTAATTTACCCTACTTTAGTACAATTATTGAAGGGATTGGAAATGAAGCATTAGCTGCTGGCTATCAGATTAACCTATGCCAAACGAACTATGATAGTAAAGAAGAAATTCGTGTTCTAGAGATGATGAAAATGAAACAATTTGATGGCATGATTATTTGCTCACGTGCAAGCTCGTGGGAACAAATTGAACCATTTGCAAAATTCGCTCCTATCATCTCATGTGAAAAGATGGAGCATCCCCTCGTTTCATCTGTTTATGTTAATCATTATGAAGGGTTTCGCATTGGTACAGAATATTTATTGCGTAAAGGTCATGAGAAGATTGGTTTTTGTTTAGCAAGGCAAAATAGCATAAATACAAAGCAGCGTGAAAAAGCCTTTTCCGATGCTCTTCATACTGCCCAAAAAAGAGTACAACCAGATTGGATGTTTTACCAATGTTACAATATGCAAGATGGTGCAAAAGTTCTGCACAGTATTTTAAACATGAAAGAGCGCCCAACTGCTATTTTTGCTGCTAATGATCAAGTGGCCGCTGGTTTAACAACTGAAGCAAGAAAACACGGCCTACGTGTACCAGAAGATCTCGCCATTCTTGGCTTTGATAACCATGAAATTTCAACAGCATTAGAGATTACAACAATTGAACATCCTGGTTTAACAATGGGTACTCGAGCCTTTTCTTTATTTCATAAGCAAATACAGGCCGAACAAATTATAGGTAGCTCAGAGGAACTCCCTTTCCATTTAATTGAACGAAAAACTGTGTAA
- a CDS encoding DUF3975 family protein yields the protein MWKEKGKQIVTGIIIGIVLLLQMSFHFIEWLFHKGISILTFLPNMALEVVSIVWSIIASIMIIIIWSIAKLWNKITKKDSSSEKK from the coding sequence ATGTGGAAAGAAAAAGGGAAACAAATTGTAACTGGAATTATAATTGGAATTGTGCTCCTACTACAAATGAGCTTTCATTTTATCGAATGGTTATTCCATAAAGGAATTTCTATTCTTACATTCCTTCCCAACATGGCACTTGAAGTTGTATCCATTGTTTGGTCAATTATCGCTTCCATCATGATTATTATCATTTGGAGTATCGCTAAACTTTGGAATAAAATAACCAAAAAAGACAGTTCTTCTGAAAAGAAGTAA
- a CDS encoding GntR family transcriptional regulator gives MNIIISNSSPDPIYEQISKKLRQLILNGGLKGGDQLPSIRSLAKELQISAITTKRAYEELEKERYIETVAGKVTYVSVQNNELIKEQRLRLLESKAEEIVQESKFLQLSLEELQQMITFLYKGE, from the coding sequence TTATTTCAAATTCTTCCCCAGACCCTATTTATGAGCAGATTAGTAAGAAATTGAGGCAGCTTATTTTAAATGGAGGTCTTAAGGGGGGAGATCAATTGCCGTCTATCCGTAGTTTAGCGAAAGAACTGCAGATTAGTGCGATTACGACGAAACGTGCGTACGAGGAGCTTGAAAAGGAAAGGTACATTGAAACGGTTGCAGGGAAAGTAACATATGTCTCCGTACAAAATAATGAGCTTATAAAGGAACAACGATTGCGTTTACTAGAAAGTAAAGCAGAAGAGATTGTCCAGGAAAGTAAATTTTTGCAGCTTTCACTGGAAGAGTTGCAACAGATGATTACGTTTCTATATAAGGGGGAATAA
- a CDS encoding SA1362 family protein → MNGRSFTFALFVLIIGLAIFGLVSSAITDPYGMVKNIVIMLLVVGVFYLLYKMFTSSSGSANSQNSYKRAAKQSNRKYGKQNVAPLSNSLLKRNASDDKVKKGNSSLLKRKRKQSHLTVIEGKKNKKKDRASF, encoded by the coding sequence ATGAACGGTCGTTCGTTTACGTTCGCTTTATTCGTGCTTATTATTGGGTTAGCAATATTCGGTCTCGTATCATCTGCAATTACAGATCCATACGGAATGGTTAAAAACATTGTCATCATGTTACTTGTTGTTGGTGTCTTTTATTTATTATATAAAATGTTTACAAGTTCCAGCGGTTCCGCCAATTCGCAAAACTCTTATAAGCGTGCTGCGAAACAATCGAACCGAAAATACGGAAAACAAAACGTAGCACCCCTAAGCAATTCTTTATTAAAACGAAATGCTTCTGATGACAAAGTTAAGAAAGGCAATTCATCATTGTTAAAAAGGAAACGAAAACAATCTCATTTAACCGTGATTGAAGGTAAAAAAAATAAAAAGAAAGACCGCGCTTCCTTTTAG
- a CDS encoding rhodanese-like domain-containing protein: protein MSTNLIIILAVIVGIIGYSVWMFFYQKKLIKTLSEEEFRAGYRKAQLIDIREADEFNAGHILGARNIPLSQIRMRYKELRKDQPVYLYCQSGFRTGRAAQYLKKQGYKDFYQLQGGFKSWTGKIKKK from the coding sequence GTGTCAACAAACTTGATTATTATACTAGCCGTAATCGTAGGAATCATCGGCTACTCTGTATGGATGTTTTTCTATCAGAAAAAATTAATTAAAACACTTTCAGAAGAAGAATTTCGCGCTGGCTACCGTAAGGCACAGCTTATCGATATTCGTGAAGCAGATGAATTTAACGCGGGGCATATTTTAGGTGCTCGTAACATTCCATTATCACAAATCCGTATGCGTTACAAAGAGCTACGTAAAGACCAACCTGTCTATTTATACTGCCAAAGCGGATTCCGTACAGGACGTGCAGCTCAATATCTAAAAAAACAAGGTTACAAAGATTTCTACCAACTACAAGGTGGATTTAAATCTTGGACAGGCAAAATTAAAAAGAAATAA
- a CDS encoding TetR/AcrR family transcriptional regulator → MKMTANRIKAVALSHFARYGYEGTSLANIAQEVGIKKPSIYAHFKGKEELYFICLEAALQKDLQCFTDDIKKFSKSSTEALLVNLLKGYAKRFGESEESMFWLRTSYFPPDAFREQIIEKSNAHIENIRELLFPVFKRANEQGELHNLEIQDALEAYLCLLDGLMVELLYAGLNRFETRLSASWKVFWRGLSQ, encoded by the coding sequence ATGAAAATGACAGCAAACCGCATTAAAGCTGTAGCACTTTCTCATTTCGCACGCTATGGCTACGAAGGGACTTCGTTAGCAAATATTGCACAGGAAGTCGGGATTAAAAAACCATCGATTTACGCACACTTTAAGGGAAAAGAAGAATTATACTTCATCTGCTTAGAAGCTGCACTTCAAAAAGATTTACAATGCTTTACAGACGATATAAAAAAATTTTCAAAGTCATCTACTGAAGCATTACTTGTAAACTTGTTAAAAGGTTACGCAAAGCGATTTGGTGAAAGTGAAGAATCGATGTTTTGGTTACGCACTTCCTATTTTCCGCCTGATGCATTTCGCGAACAAATTATTGAAAAATCAAATGCTCACATTGAAAACATCAGAGAACTTTTATTTCCTGTATTCAAACGAGCAAATGAACAAGGTGAACTGCATAACCTTGAAATACAAGACGCTTTAGAGGCTTATTTATGCTTACTTGACGGTCTAATGGTTGAACTATTGTACGCAGGCTTAAATCGCTTTGAGACCCGTTTAAGTGCTTCTTGGAAAGTGTTTTGGCGAGGGCTTTCACAATGA
- a CDS encoding DMT family transporter, giving the protein MAWVFLIIAGICEIVGVLFMKVATEKKGWAPKLILIANFAVSFFFLSLAMNSLPMGTAYAIWTGIGTAGSALLGILIFRESADWRRLAFLSCILCGAVGLKLMS; this is encoded by the coding sequence ATGGCATGGGTATTTTTAATTATTGCTGGTATTTGTGAAATTGTTGGTGTACTGTTTATGAAAGTAGCCACTGAAAAGAAAGGCTGGGCACCTAAGCTTATTTTAATCGCTAACTTTGCCGTAAGCTTCTTCTTCTTATCACTTGCAATGAACTCATTACCAATGGGAACAGCTTATGCAATTTGGACTGGAATTGGAACTGCTGGAAGTGCGCTTCTAGGTATTCTTATCTTCCGTGAATCAGCTGATTGGCGTCGCCTTGCCTTTTTAAGCTGCATTTTATGCGGTGCAGTTGGCTTAAAATTAATGAGTTAA
- the pepQ gene encoding Xaa-Pro dipeptidase — protein sequence MEKITKLRNAFGEAGIDGILLTNEYSRRYMTNFTGTAGVVLISNDRALFITDFRYVEQAGKQAVGYEIVQHTGPILDEVAKQVKELGIQKLGFEQDTLTYSSYTAHKEAVEAEFVPTSGLVEKLRLIKTDSEIKILKEAAQIADAAFEHILSFIRPGVSEIEVSNELEFFMRKQGATSSSFDIIVASGLRSALPHGVASEKVIEKGDFVTLDFGAYYKGYCSDITRTIAVGEPSDKLKEIYNVVLEAQLRGVNGIKAGLTGREADALTRDYITEKGYGEYFGHSTGHGVGLEIHEAPGLAFRSETVLEPGMAVTVEPGIYIPGVGGVRIEDDIIVTSEGNEVITKSPKELIIL from the coding sequence ATGGAAAAGATCACGAAGTTAAGAAATGCATTTGGTGAAGCTGGTATTGATGGTATTTTATTAACGAATGAATATAGCCGTAGATATATGACGAACTTTACAGGGACAGCTGGTGTTGTACTTATTTCTAATGATCGTGCTCTGTTTATTACAGATTTCCGCTATGTAGAGCAAGCTGGTAAACAAGCTGTTGGTTATGAAATTGTGCAACATACAGGACCAATTCTGGATGAAGTTGCGAAACAAGTGAAAGAATTAGGAATTCAAAAGCTTGGCTTTGAGCAAGATACTCTTACATATAGCTCTTATACAGCACATAAAGAAGCGGTAGAAGCGGAATTTGTTCCAACTTCTGGGCTTGTAGAAAAGTTACGCTTGATTAAGACGGATTCAGAGATTAAGATATTAAAGGAAGCTGCACAGATTGCAGATGCTGCCTTTGAACATATTCTATCATTCATTCGCCCAGGCGTATCTGAAATTGAAGTGTCAAATGAACTTGAATTTTTCATGAGAAAACAAGGAGCAACATCTTCTTCGTTTGATATTATCGTTGCTTCAGGACTTCGTTCAGCATTGCCGCATGGTGTGGCATCTGAAAAAGTGATAGAAAAAGGAGATTTCGTAACATTAGACTTCGGTGCTTATTATAAAGGATATTGCTCTGATATTACGCGTACGATTGCAGTCGGCGAACCATCTGATAAATTAAAAGAAATTTATAATGTCGTTTTAGAAGCACAGCTTCGTGGTGTGAACGGCATTAAAGCTGGTTTAACTGGTCGTGAAGCTGATGCATTAACACGTGACTACATAACGGAAAAAGGATACGGTGAATATTTCGGACATTCTACTGGTCATGGAGTGGGCCTTGAAATCCATGAAGCACCAGGCTTAGCATTCCGTTCTGAAACGGTACTTGAGCCAGGAATGGCTGTGACAGTAGAACCGGGCATTTATATTCCTGGTGTTGGCGGTGTGCGTATCGAGGACGATATTATTGTAACAAGTGAAGGTAATGAAGTAATCACGAAATCTCCAAAAGAACTTATTATTTTGTAA
- a CDS encoding GNAT family N-acetyltransferase, producing the protein MNHVTLLPLDLQYADIIFTLSSDPHVKDALGLKVETIEDTKAFIRFAMEEERIKQSLSRVIVNENKEIIGITSLKHIDHKKKKSHIGSWLGYPYWGQGYNEAAKKEIFKMAFEELDLTYVFAGAKTTNIRSQKAQEKLPYISLHVEKQFPDEHIALEKETKSPCVLHVISRENFLNWMELKNKEASN; encoded by the coding sequence ATGAATCACGTAACATTATTACCACTCGATTTACAATATGCAGACATCATTTTCACATTATCTAGCGATCCACATGTGAAAGACGCCCTAGGGCTAAAAGTAGAAACTATCGAAGATACAAAAGCATTTATTCGTTTTGCAATGGAAGAAGAACGAATAAAACAATCTCTATCAAGAGTGATTGTAAATGAAAACAAGGAGATAATTGGTATCACCTCTCTCAAACATATCGATCACAAAAAAAAGAAATCTCATATCGGTAGTTGGCTCGGCTATCCATATTGGGGCCAAGGATACAATGAAGCTGCTAAAAAGGAAATTTTTAAAATGGCATTTGAAGAATTAGATCTTACATATGTATTCGCGGGCGCAAAAACAACTAATATCCGTTCGCAAAAAGCGCAGGAGAAATTACCTTATATTTCTCTACATGTAGAAAAACAGTTTCCAGATGAACATATAGCACTAGAAAAAGAGACAAAATCCCCTTGTGTGCTACATGTTATATCTCGTGAGAATTTTTTAAATTGGATGGAATTAAAAAACAAGGAGGCATCAAATTGA
- a CDS encoding DMT family transporter, translated as MAWIYVILAGIIEIFWVIGLKHATTPLEWVGVALIIAISFVLLFKAYKDLPVGTVYAVFTGIGAGGIVLTEIFIFGEPFSIVKILFIGLIFFGVIGLKRVTGKQEEKEAA; from the coding sequence ATGGCATGGATTTATGTAATTTTAGCTGGCATCATTGAAATTTTTTGGGTGATTGGACTAAAGCACGCAACTACTCCACTTGAATGGGTTGGTGTTGCTCTTATAATCGCAATTAGTTTCGTCCTATTATTTAAAGCTTATAAGGATCTACCTGTTGGAACTGTATATGCAGTCTTTACAGGAATCGGAGCCGGTGGAATCGTTCTTACAGAAATCTTTATTTTCGGAGAACCATTTTCAATTGTAAAAATCTTATTTATTGGTTTAATCTTCTTTGGCGTTATTGGATTAAAACGAGTAACAGGTAAACAAGAAGAGAAGGAGGCTGCATAA
- a CDS encoding YqhR family membrane protein, giving the protein MKQEQSITKNIVQIGLFGGVFWGCIWYFLHIFSFTEAGPNYLLLPFAFGSWKEGVWGNVLGIICIGLLSILVAFLYRALFKRFEGILPGILYGLFWWGILFFGLGSIAPVIKNALHLPKETIVTTICIFILYGVFITYSVSFEANNANQGEGLE; this is encoded by the coding sequence GTGAAGCAAGAACAATCAATAACAAAAAACATTGTACAGATTGGTTTATTTGGTGGTGTTTTTTGGGGATGTATATGGTATTTTCTTCATATTTTTTCATTTACAGAAGCCGGACCAAACTATTTGCTTTTACCATTTGCGTTTGGATCGTGGAAAGAAGGAGTTTGGGGAAATGTATTGGGTATTATTTGTATAGGGCTTCTTTCTATTTTAGTGGCATTTCTCTATAGGGCTCTTTTCAAAAGATTTGAAGGGATACTACCGGGAATACTCTATGGACTGTTTTGGTGGGGCATTTTATTTTTCGGACTGGGTTCTATTGCACCTGTTATAAAAAATGCACTTCATTTACCGAAAGAAACAATTGTCACAACAATATGTATTTTTATTTTATACGGTGTGTTTATCACATATTCTGTTTCATTTGAAGCGAACAATGCGAATCAAGGGGAAGGGTTGGAGTAG
- a CDS encoding PadR family transcriptional regulator: protein MHSQMLKGVLEGCILYIISQEEVYGYELSTKLNQHGFTFVSEGSIYPLLLRMQKEKLIAGTLKASSLGPKRKYYHVTDKGFEQLEEFKKSWGMVSTTVNNLLQGE from the coding sequence TTGCATAGTCAAATGTTAAAAGGTGTGCTCGAAGGATGTATTTTATATATCATTTCGCAAGAAGAAGTGTATGGATATGAACTGAGTACGAAATTAAACCAACATGGCTTTACATTCGTAAGTGAAGGTAGTATCTATCCTCTTTTGCTACGAATGCAAAAAGAAAAACTCATTGCTGGTACATTAAAAGCTTCTAGCCTTGGGCCAAAGCGAAAATATTATCATGTAACCGATAAAGGGTTCGAACAGCTAGAAGAGTTTAAGAAGAGCTGGGGGATGGTTTCGACAACGGTAAATAATTTATTGCAGGGAGAGTGA
- the efp gene encoding elongation factor P produces the protein MISVNDFRTGLTISVDNALWQVLDFQHVKPGKGAAFVRSKLRNLRTGSVQEKTFRAGEKVEKAHIENRRMQYLYASGESHVFMDNGTYEQIELGENQIERELKFLKENMEVAIMTYQGEVLGVELPNTVELKVVETEPGIKGDTASNVTKPATLETGLVVQVPIFINEDEMLIINTGEGKYVSRA, from the coding sequence ATGATTTCAGTAAATGATTTTCGTACAGGTTTAACAATTTCAGTGGACAATGCCCTTTGGCAAGTGCTTGATTTCCAACATGTAAAGCCAGGTAAAGGTGCTGCGTTCGTTCGCTCTAAATTACGTAACCTTCGCACAGGTTCTGTTCAAGAAAAAACATTCCGTGCTGGTGAAAAAGTAGAAAAAGCACACATCGAAAACCGTCGTATGCAATACTTATACGCGAGCGGTGAGTCTCACGTATTTATGGATAACGGAACTTATGAGCAAATCGAACTTGGCGAAAACCAAATCGAGCGCGAACTTAAATTCCTAAAAGAAAACATGGAAGTAGCAATTATGACATACCAAGGCGAAGTACTTGGTGTTGAACTTCCAAACACAGTTGAGTTAAAAGTTGTAGAAACAGAGCCTGGTATTAAAGGTGACACAGCTTCTAACGTAACAAAACCAGCTACATTAGAAACTGGCCTTGTTGTACAAGTACCAATCTTCATTAACGAAGACGAAATGCTTATCATCAACACAGGTGAAGGTAAATACGTTTCTCGTGCATAG
- a CDS encoding HAD family hydrolase: MKAIIFDFDGLIVDTETIWFQAFQEVIREYGGDLSLEEFAKCIGTTDEVLYTYIEQQLKEQFNKNLLKEKVSALHQEKMKIPVARDGVKEYLEEAKGLGVKIGLASSSSREWVIGFLEDLGIREYFEVIKTKEDVEKVKPDPALYKAAIEELKIDSSEAVVFEDSVNGLKAAIAAGLKCVVVPNEVTKALQFENHHLRLGSMKEKSLTEVLQYVREHK, encoded by the coding sequence ATGAAAGCAATTATTTTTGACTTTGATGGATTAATTGTAGATACAGAAACAATTTGGTTCCAAGCTTTTCAGGAAGTAATTCGCGAATATGGTGGAGATTTATCTCTAGAAGAGTTTGCAAAATGTATTGGAACAACAGATGAAGTGCTTTATACATATATTGAACAACAATTGAAAGAGCAATTTAATAAGAACTTGCTAAAAGAAAAAGTTTCGGCTTTACATCAAGAGAAAATGAAAATACCAGTAGCTCGTGATGGTGTGAAAGAATACTTAGAAGAAGCAAAAGGTCTTGGAGTAAAAATTGGTTTAGCTTCTAGTTCTTCAAGAGAATGGGTTATTGGGTTTTTAGAAGATTTAGGGATTCGGGAGTATTTTGAAGTAATTAAAACGAAAGAAGATGTGGAGAAAGTAAAACCAGATCCAGCACTGTATAAAGCGGCTATTGAAGAACTGAAAATTGATTCTTCAGAAGCTGTTGTGTTTGAGGATTCAGTAAATGGATTGAAAGCAGCGATTGCGGCAGGATTAAAATGTGTCGTTGTTCCAAATGAAGTTACAAAGGCTTTGCAGTTTGAAAATCACCATCTTCGCTTAGGAAGTATGAAAGAAAAAAGCTTAACAGAAGTACTTCAATATGTGAGGGAGCATAAATAA
- a CDS encoding DUF1385 domain-containing protein, which yields MAEETKQIYGGQAVIEGVMFGGREYTVTAVRRKDKSIEFYRLPRVRNKVLSMLKKVPFLRGIAAIVDASANGAKHLNFASERFDVHPEDDEQLTHKKEEQSKLTMVLGVAAVGVLSFIFGKVIFTAVPALLAELTRPIFPSHTGQIIVESIIKLILLLSYIYIVSLTPLIKRVFQYHGAEHKVINAYENNLPLTVANVQKQTRLHYRCGSSFIIFTVIIGMFVYFLVPTDPLWVRVVNRILLIPVVLGISFEVLQFTNRLRDIPVLRALGYPGLWLQLLTTKEPEDDQVEVAIASFEELLRLEEKH from the coding sequence ATGGCAGAGGAGACAAAACAAATATACGGTGGGCAAGCGGTCATAGAAGGAGTTATGTTTGGTGGTAGAGAATATACTGTTACAGCGGTTCGTCGCAAAGATAAATCAATCGAATTTTATCGATTACCACGCGTGCGGAATAAAGTATTATCTATGCTAAAGAAAGTTCCATTTCTACGTGGTATCGCCGCTATCGTTGACGCAAGTGCCAATGGAGCAAAACATTTAAACTTTGCTTCGGAACGATTTGACGTTCATCCTGAAGACGATGAACAACTTACACACAAGAAAGAAGAGCAGTCAAAATTAACGATGGTATTAGGAGTAGCCGCAGTCGGAGTCTTATCGTTCATATTCGGCAAAGTCATTTTCACAGCAGTCCCCGCACTTTTAGCGGAATTGACACGACCGATTTTCCCATCTCACACTGGGCAAATTATTGTCGAAAGCATCATTAAGCTCATCCTTTTACTGAGCTATATATATATTGTGTCACTAACTCCGCTCATTAAGCGTGTGTTTCAATATCACGGTGCGGAACATAAGGTCATTAATGCTTACGAAAACAATCTTCCGCTGACAGTAGCAAATGTACAAAAACAAACTCGTCTCCATTATCGTTGCGGTAGTAGTTTTATTATATTTACAGTCATTATCGGAATGTTTGTCTACTTTCTTGTTCCAACTGATCCCCTTTGGGTCAGAGTGGTAAATCGAATTTTATTAATTCCAGTTGTTCTAGGGATTTCTTTTGAAGTCTTGCAATTTACGAATCGATTACGAGATATTCCGGTCTTGCGCGCATTAGGATACCCAGGGTTATGGCTTCAACTATTAACAACAAAAGAACCAGAAGATGATCAAGTTGAAGTTGCAATTGCATCCTTTGAAGAATTATTACGTTTAGAAGAAAAACACTAA
- a CDS encoding lipoate--protein ligase family protein yields MGKEKWCYINSGQCSPAFNMALDECLLNWQSEKKMPPTIRFYEWEVPTLTVGYFQRVEKDINMDVVNEKKYGFVRRQTGGRGVLHDKELTYSVIVSEDHPNMPKTVTEAYRVISQGLLDGFKALGLEAYYAVPKTEADRENLKNPRSGVCFDAPSWYEIVVEGRKIAGSAQTRQKGVILQHGSIPLEIDLDELYDLFLFPNERVKERMKSMFSSKAVAINELTDRTFTIEQLIEAFQVGFEKGLDVELVPYELTEEQLKEVQTLAKEKYESDEWNYKK; encoded by the coding sequence ATGGGAAAAGAAAAATGGTGTTATATTAACTCTGGTCAATGTTCACCAGCATTTAATATGGCGTTAGATGAATGTTTATTAAATTGGCAAAGTGAAAAGAAAATGCCGCCGACGATTCGTTTTTATGAATGGGAAGTGCCAACATTAACAGTAGGGTATTTTCAACGTGTAGAAAAAGATATCAATATGGATGTAGTAAATGAAAAGAAATATGGTTTTGTTCGCCGTCAAACAGGTGGTAGGGGTGTATTGCATGATAAGGAATTAACGTACAGTGTTATCGTTTCTGAGGATCATCCGAATATGCCGAAAACAGTTACGGAAGCATACCGAGTAATTTCGCAAGGGTTATTAGACGGGTTTAAGGCGTTAGGATTAGAAGCTTACTATGCGGTTCCAAAAACGGAAGCAGACCGTGAGAATTTAAAAAATCCACGCTCAGGCGTATGTTTCGATGCTCCATCTTGGTATGAAATTGTTGTAGAAGGCCGAAAGATTGCTGGAAGTGCACAGACACGACAAAAAGGTGTTATCCTGCAGCATGGATCTATTCCGCTAGAAATCGATTTAGATGAGCTGTATGATTTATTCTTATTCCCAAATGAGCGAGTGAAAGAGCGTATGAAGAGCATGTTTTCTTCTAAGGCCGTTGCAATCAATGAATTAACAGATCGAACGTTTACAATCGAACAGTTGATTGAAGCCTTCCAAGTTGGATTTGAAAAAGGCTTAGATGTGGAGCTAGTTCCGTATGAACTAACGGAAGAACAGCTTAAGGAAGTGCAAACATTGGCAAAAGAAAAGTACGAAAGTGATGAGTGGAATTATAAAAAATAA